The Hippopotamus amphibius kiboko isolate mHipAmp2 chromosome 3, mHipAmp2.hap2, whole genome shotgun sequence genomic interval ttattatgttgaggtatgctcCCTACATATCCaatttgtggagagtttttatcataaaaggatattgaattttgctttttctgcatccattgaggtgatatatgatttttattcttcattttgttaatgtagtgtatcacactgactgatttgcagatactgaaaaatccttgtatccctgggataaatcccacttgatcaagATATATGATCCTTtctaatgtactgttggattcagtttgctagtattttgttgaggatttttgcatccaagttcatcactgatatttcacctataattttcttgttttgtgatatctttgcctggttttgatatcagggtgataccaacctcataaaatgagttcagaagtgttcctctgcaaatttttggaagttTCAGAAGGACaggcattaattctttaaatgtttggtggagtTCACCTGTGAAGgtacctggtcctggacttttgtttgttaggaatttttaaattgctgagtCAATCTCTGTACTGGtagttggtctgttcatattttctatttcttcctggttcagttttagGAGATTGcattgtttaccttttcaaagaatcagtttttattttcattgatcttttctactgtgtttttactctctgttttgtttatttctgttctgatctttttgatctctttccttctacctttagccttgggttttgtttttgtctagttcctttagatgtatggttaagttgtttatttgagatttttcttgtttcctgaggtaagcttatATTACTGTAAACGTCCCTCTCAGAAGTGCTTTGGCTGTGTCCAATAggttttgtaaatttatttatttgtttgtttatttatttattttattggctgtgttgggtcttttttgctgtgcgcaggctttctttttagttgcgctgagtggaggctactcttcattgtggtgcgcgggctcctcattgctatggcttcttttgttgcggagcatgggctctaggcgcatgggcttcagtagttgcagcacatgggctcaatagttgtggttcacagggtCTAaagcgcaggatcagtagttgtggcacacgggcttagctgctccaaggtatgtgggatcttcctggagcagggattgaacccatgttccctgcactggcaggtggattctcaaccactgcgccacctaggaagccccatccaataggttttggatcatcatgttttcattttcatttgtctctaggtattttttttatttcctcttagaTTTCATCAGTAATCCACAGGTTGTTAagaagcatattgtttagcccccatgtgtttgtgtttttctgcaGTTTTCCTCCTGTAGCTGATTTCTACTCTCAGTGTTGTAGTTGGAAAAgacacttgatatgatttcaattttcttaaatttatcaaggcttgttttgtgtcctagcatgtgatctatcctggagaatgtttcaagTGTATGTGAAAAGAATGTTTAGTCTGTTCTTTTGGGTGTAATGCTCTACAAATATCAATCAAGACCATTTattctaatgtgttatttaaggcctgtgtttccttattgtttttctgtctggatgatctgtccattcacgtaagtgggatgttaaagtcccctgtTATTATTCTGTCACTGTTgacttctccttttatgtctgttattattttacttatatgttgaagtgctcctatactgggtgcatatatatttacaattgttatatcttcttggattaatcccttgatcattatgtagtatccttctctgtctcttttaagtctttattttaaagcctatattgtctgatataagtatgctactctagctttcttttgacttccatttgcatggaatacctttttctgttccctcactttcagtctgtatgtgtctctagatctaagtgagtctcttgtaggcaatgcatatatgggtcttgtttttgtatctacttggccagtctgtgtcttttggtgtgagcatttagtctgtttacatttaaggtaattatcaatatgtatgttcttgttgccattttgttaattgtttggatttgtttttgtaggtcatttttttcccttttttgttttgttctcttctcttgtgatgtGATGACTATCTGCAGCACTAccttttgattcctttttcttttttgtgtgtgtgtatctagcAGCTAATAAGTAAGTAATGTTTcttcaaatgtttattaaagaacAGTTTATCATCTAACAGAACTGAAGGCCACATTTATTAATATCATCTTGTGAAAGCTTCTGAGAagtgtaaaactgtaaaatacagtGTCCTCTTGGAACTGCAACAGAAAAACAGTTCTTGAAAACTGAAGAAATTGGTAAAAGGTGAAATGCTATTTTCTGAGGGCTTTCCCTGGAAAAACCTAGTAAAGTCAGTTTTCTTGCAttgctattttttattcagtCCTCCCAGTATTTCTGCCTGAAGGCCCTTTCACACTTTATATCCTTTTTTCTCTGCTGTTTCTCCTGACAGGTATTTTACAGTTCTACCATTATTATGAACTATGAAGGAGAAAGATATTTTGATAAGAAAATAGCattcaacaaaaaagaaagaaaagagtgtgCTATAAGAATTTCAACTTAGTACCTTTAGTTGCTTACCACTTAGCACTGCCTTTTACATGCTAAGCACTGTAGCTTATTTAGCTCCTTTAATGCTCAGAACTGCTCTGTGaagaatgtaaaaatattctcatttttcagatgcaGAGAGGcaaagtttaagtaacttgacTAAAGTCACAGCTAGGAAGAGAcaaagtcaggattcaaacccaggtttcaAAACTCATGATTTAAATCTGTACCCTACAACATTCAAATAGGAGATATCGTGCAGAGATAAGTACATTGAGAGGCTTGTATGTTCcggttaatttaaaaattctttatcttATAAATTAAGCAAAGTAGTAAAGAAATTCCTTAATTATTACTACTGGTAAGTGACAGAACTACCCTGCCTTTTTTGACCCTGATTTGTATTTAAGGATAGCCTCAATTTGTATCTAAGGATAGCCTCAATTTGTATCTAAGGATAGAGcaaaaagttagaaataatttTCAACTATGTCCCTATACCATCTATGCACATTACTCATTTGACAAGTTCAATGGATAGATTTTATAACAGTTTCAATTTGCTTCAAAAGATCATCAACTATTAAGATACAAAAAAATTTACGTGTATGTCAGTAACGGTAACTATCCAAAAGCTACCTTTGTGTGTGGCCTTCAATAATTTAGATTCAGATCTTGTTTTTGAAAGACCATCCTTCACTGAAAGGAACCACTGATCTtttgagaaatggctgattccaaaACTGGGGGGAAAGAACAGCACAAGATGAATCTGGAATAGTTTGCGGTGCCAGAAAGTGAAGAAGGCCATAAAGATGGGGAAatgtcaaaaagataaaaaaggaaatagcCTGAAGGGGCTACCACtggcaaaatataaaacaatgtcaGCATCAAGATAACAGGTCATAACCTGCTGATAAAATAAGGATCCATCAGTTCATTCTcccataaattaataaataaacaggtgagaaaattttttcttcagtaGAATACCAACTaacaaacataaaaaggaaaatcattatagaaaaaaaatcaccattttgcaactaTCACAGTAATAAAgaattcaggcaagaatcattaATGGATGTCAAAACTAGTGGGGTCAAATTTAATCTGAGAAGCTCCACTTTCAGCAAGTGATTAAATTAAGATCATAAAAAATGGAACAAACTGACATATGCCTCCTGGTGTGATTCATTAAGAAGGACATGATTCCACTTTCTTTGGTGTTTAATGCCAAAGAAGCATAACCTAAATCTAATCATTGGGGGACATCCTGCAAAATAACTGCCCTATCCTCAAAAATATCACATCAATAAAGAAGAAAGACTGAGGAATGCTCCATATTAAAGGTTATGAAAACATGATAACTAAACACAATGTCTGATCTTGTGTCGGACCCTGGACTGGGATAAAAAAGACAACTATAAAAGGTATTATTAGGACAACTGTCAAAATTTGAATAGGGACTACAGAATAGGTAAGAGTATTATATCAACATtcaatttcttgattttgataactgcactgtggttatgtaagaaaatgtcctGTTCTTAGCATATTCACCTTCTGATATGTTTAGAAATAACAGATGTCTGTAATGTACTCTGAAATAGTTCAGAAAAAGTcagcatatgtgtatgtgtgtatatgtgtgtttaacatatataaatatttatacacagaGTGGTGGAACACAAATGTATGCTTTTCTTCCTCAACTAATCTCATCCACGGAAGCAGTAACAACCACACTGGATAAATCTTTGTCAGTATCTGCATATTGTATCTGCACCTATCACAATCTTTCAGAAAGTGTATTCTGGGTCTTGTAAATTATTTGATTGTTTAAATGTATTCTATTACAGCTGCAAACTTCTTGACAGTGAGAATGGCAGCATCGAGCAACAGAATCAGAAGAAAGTATCCCTCACCATACTGCCATTTTCCTTATACATTTTATGCATGTCtctttgtgcctttttttctAATGATACCCCTCCCACCAAACCCCATACACACTTTTGTAAAACTTAATTTTCTTTGCCAGATTTCTACCAGACCCTATGAAGATTtcttaatatgaaaataattcaagGAAGAGTTTGCATAGTGAGAGTTGTTATActgtgttaatattttttctgaagtCTTTTTCTGGAAATAGAATTTTCTAAGGGGAATTTATTTGTAAAGAAGCTGTGGGaagatgaaaattatttaaaattagacTTATTTAGCTACAGCTATGTAGTTTATATTGTATCCATGGATGGGATTGGTTGAGGAAGAAAAGCATACAATTCCAAAGAAAAACTTGGACAGAAATAGCACTTGAAGGCAGATTACTCAAGGAAGCATCAGAATGTAAGCGGATGTTTTATGAACTAATTTCTTTATGCTATAAAGAAACCTATAGAAAGACACCAATGTTCTCAAAATTAAATCCATATAAAATATGTTCAATCTTTAGAAAATACTTCAATTAGGAATAAAGTGACCAACAAAAAAAGCTCCTTTTGTCAGGCTATGTGCAAAGTATTATAAataatagagggacttccctggtggtccagtggtaaagaatccatcctgcaatgcaggggacacgagttcaatcgctggtcagggaatgaagatcccacatgctgcagggcaactaaacccgtgcgcctcaactagagcccacatgctgcaaactacagagcccataagctctggagcccacacgtaACAAggacagagcccacgcaccctggagcctatgcaccacaactagagaagagaaaacccacaagacacaactagagagaagccagcacaccacactGAAGAGCCCACGCCCCTCAacaaaagatcctacatgccacaactaaggcccgtcacagacaacaaataaataaataaataaataaatataaaataaaaagttaacagaatccatttagaatgataaataaatatgtcTAGAAATTGTGCTCTGGGCTCCTGAATTAGCCTTTGAAATCAGAGAACAACTTTATAACTGTTCTTACCTTTTTCTCTGGCCTTTAAACTAAGTAAAAATTTATGTTGgtaaatagcaaaataatatccaacttattgtggtaaaatgtttAGGTATGATTTTTAGTTTActcaaaaaaaagatttcagtatgtttatgcattcatttcttttctgactGACTATGCTTATACATGCTACAAAGCCTTAATATTTATACATCAAGAAGGAAATCCACAAACAGGCCTCAaaagattatttctttaaaatataaggaaagCATCAATAAAACAGGCAACTAGTAATGTTACATTgtaataaaaaatttagaaattcacTACAGTTTATTACTATTTTCAAGAATATTCCTATCATTATCAATATTCCTCAAGAATATTCCCATCATTCCTAAGCATGAGatgttccattttaaaatgtgaatgaagGCCAGAGGCAGGACAGACGAAGGGAAGCTCTAGCTTTGGAGTCATTCCCTCCTCAGTTCAAAAACAGGATCCTGTACTTACCACCTGTGTAATTTTAGTCTAATTAGTTCAACTGTATgagacttgttttcttttttgtaaggatgaaatgagatttaATTTATGGGAAACTTCTAAGGCCATCCATAAGTCAAATTAAGAACACTCCTGTAAATAGTCCCTGGACATCAGTCAAGACACTCATGAAATCTTATgctccagttaaaaaaaaagccaactacCTGATCAGAAATATTTCTTGCCATGTATTTtaagtagaaatttatttttatgtattctgcTTAGGACTGTGTGATTTCCAAAATCTAAGTACTCATGTTTCATCAGTTCTGATAACAATCAATATATCCTTAAAAACTGTCTCTCCCCACtcatgtttctctttccttctgtaacTTCTATTAGATATACTTTAGATTTCCTTACTATATAACCTATAATACTTAATCtctcttttataatttctctttatatttttgtattgagATTGAGGGCTTGAACTCCAAATCAAACTTCACAGATATCATCCAGTTAACTACTTCTTTTTTCAACTGTATATAATTTGTTGCTTAATTTGTCTGCTTagtttatttctgtgattttcatttttagaagtcttacagggacttcctaggtggcgcagtggttaagaatctgcctgccaatgcaggggacacggctttgggccctgccccaggaagatcccacatgccgtagggcaactaagcctgtgcgccacactATTcagtctgagctctagagcccctgaaccacaactactgagtctatgtgccacaactactgaagcccatgtgcctagagcccatattctgcaacaaaagaagccaccacaatgagcagccatgcaccacaatgaagagtagcccctgctcactgcaactagagaaagcccatgtgcagcaatgaagacccaacacagccaataaaaaaataaatccaataaataaataaataaatgtatttttaaaaagtcatacagtactatttaaaatatctttaattttttgatagTATCTtgctccttttccattttttatcctattttaatatttattttatcaaagaTAATTATTAtaagtatataattatattataaagataaagaaaatgttcattCTTAGGAGTCTAAATCTATTGTTTGTTGTTTCTGTCAACTCCTGATCATGGTGGATTATTTTGGAATTTTGGATAATGAGCTCCTCTGCAGTGAAGGGCTTTACCTGTGGGGATCTTGCATAGGCTGATTTAAGGATCACTTCTTCCAGAGTGCTTTTGCTTTTGCCAGGTACCCCTGGTTATGTTACCAGCCAGGGCCAGTTTTTATATTACTTCTCAACTGAGAAAAGCATTAATATGAATCCTAAACCTCAGGGTTACTAGACTCATGGTTACAAACACAAATACAAAGAGAGAGAAGTCGCTCTCTTCAACAGAATGTGAAGGCAGAGACAGAAAAACTACTTATCTCTCTGCTATTAGGCAGATTATCTTCCCCAAATCCATTACTGGAGAACTGAGATCTTCAGAGTCCTGGCTGTATGCGCAGCTCTCAATCCCAATGCCCTGTTCAGGTTCCTTGGCTCAGTCTTAAGAAGATCTCCTTTTCTGGCCCAATGTAGCAGTTAAAATTCAAGCCCACTGGATAACTGCCCTCATCCTGTTCCTATGATGATATGTGattatttatcaaacatttaatgaatgccaggcactatgctaacaCTTTACAtatcttatttcatttcattctcatgGGAACCCTGTTTTTTCCAtcttacagttgaggaaacagaaagagagataagtaacttgctcaaagctCATGTAGCAAGTAAAAAGCAGAATTGAGATTTGAACCTATCTATGTGAGTCTGGAGTATGCACTGTTAACAATCATACACTGCcacttttaaaaacttcttcCCAGTGCCTAGGCTAGTGTTAGATGTAATCACTCAAGGATTGTCTGCTGAATGAATATTCTTCTTCAGTGTAGAAGTTTGTTATTAGAAATCCTGAGAATAATTATTTGGTAGATTTTTAAGAGTAGAAACAATGGGTATAAAATAGTGGATGGATTACAGGGTATTCCCCAAACTACTGAGTAGAAATAATGTTGGATGGCACTTCCAGCCATGTTTTATACTTGAATCACaatatcaaaatatttgttttattaactaATTATGAAATCACAAATTTTCTGGTGACAGCAAGATGCATGACATTAAGTGTTCAATAATTGTTACATTTGTCATTTGTCATCATTATCAAGACAGAATGTCTGCTTGAGAAGAACTTATAAGCTAGTGGAAAGCACACATGTATAACCTAGACAGCCAGgcataaagaataaatatttaacagaaaaagtaaaaaaaaaagaagaaagaggaaaagctgaCCAGGAATCTGCAAAGGCACAGGATGATAAATGAACATTTCCTGATAACATCAATTCACTCCAAAAATTGAGGTTGGAACTATTTAACTATTTGTATGTTAAAACAGATGTTATAcagcataattaaaaaatatataaacttccAAAAAATCTTTAGGTTCAAATAGATGCCTTCATAGAATGATTACAGTTGTTAGGAATAATCTTAACAGAGTATGAgcataaaagcaaatatttacatGGTGCTTTCTCTGTGCCGtgtatatattaactcatttagccTCACAACAATCCTCTTAGGTAgttattgggtgggccaaaaagttcgttcgggtttttctgtaacatcttacggaaaaacccgaacgaactttttggcccacccaatattaTTAGCACCTGCATTTTATGAGTAAGCAAACCAAGGCACTGATAGGTTAAGCACTCATCAGGTCAAACAGCTGTCGAAATTGGGACTCAAACCTAGGCTgactggctccagagtccatgctgcCTCTGATGGCCATACACCAGGTAGAATTTGAACTACGTACTGAAGATAAAGAGTTTGGACAAattaggaggaagaggaaagagttgAAACTGAAATAACACAATTTACAATACatataatacaaatttattatttgacCTTAGAAAAGTCCAATCACGGAGATAGTAGCTTACACAGAATCTATGCTAAAACATTTACAAAGACTTACTTTTCTAATGAAATGAGCACTGTATTTTTTCAAGTATCTAGTGGACGCTGTCTCAGGTTTGCTCATTTATTGCTTTAGGCTTTTTCACAAGCTATTCCATGCAGGTACATTATTTCCCAATTAGAATTCAAGTGCCTGAAGTAAGAGAATGTATGTGTTACTTCTTTTGCAACTCTTACCACAGCATGGCCCCAGGCATATAATAAGTGCTAATTAATGCTTGTTCAATTGAACTAAAACACTAAAGTCTCTTTTTTACTACCTCTTCCAAAGGAAATAGGTTTAGAAAAGATGGTTACTTCACTTAAGatgatgtttaaaatttatttaacaacaaaaaccccacaaatattATCTGgtaggaaacagaaatagagggGAAACTTCAAAACAGTACTTTTGTCATTGAAAGATTAAATATAAGGGCAAGTCAGCAAATTCAAAAAAAGCATGAATTAGTTCAAAAAAGCAAAGACTAAATTAAATGGGCACACTCTACTTTCTGATCCAGAAAATTTTGAGTCTGTAGTTACAAATCCTTACTGCTCAAGCTATGCAAATTAAAGAATAAGGTTTAAATATTCAACTAACATACAGAAGATAACATTTTAAGTTCCTTTCAAAAACAGAGATGAGACAAATGGAATTAGACCaaggtaaaatttattttaacctagactttccttttttttttttccaactacaATTTTACTTGAAAGCTTCACTTTCTCATACTCTTGACTGGATTTCTCCactacagaaaaacagaaatgatatTTCCATGcccatttaaaagacaaaatgaaatctattaaataaatggaataaaattggtTCCAGTATGAATTATGACCACTCTtactgaaattaagaaaatatattattttactaaCAGGACTctcctgaaattttaaaagtaaaagaataaaataataatagagtaACCTTAGAGGTCCAAGTGAAAGTGGAGATACACTTTGAGAATTTGAATGACGGGTATAAAACAGTGGATGGATTACAGGATATCACCCAGACTACTGAGTTTCCGAGTAACTCTGGCCCAAAGTTAGTTCAAAAACAGACCCAGAGAATGGTCACAAGGtctagaaagaaaatctgaataaggaGGTAAAAGTAGGAGAGGGAAGAGGCTATAAAGAGAGGTGGATGAACAACAAAATCATAATAACAGTACAACAGTATTTGTTGGTACTgcttaaatcttttttaaaaaatatttatctatttatctatctttatttatttatttatttatttattttattggctgcattgggtcttctttgctgcaggcgggctttctctagttctggcgaatgggggctactcctcattgcggtgcacgggtctctcactgcagtggcttctcttgctgcagggcacaggctcatggcgcgcgggcttcagtggttgtggcacatgggcttagctgctctgcagcatgtgggatcgtcccagatcagggatgaacccgtgtcccctgcactggcaggagaattcttaatcactgcaccaccagggaagtcccttaaatttttatttcataagaaCTGTCAAGTTTGAAGATGTTTTAACCACAAAAACATTTGCACCTCCATCATTTTAGTACACACTCTTTTCTTTACTAAAAGGAATATGGCCACCTTAACAATCTTCAAAATAAGCTATAACTTGGCAATGACCCATTAAAAACAGAGGGCAGGATAGTTTCTAAAAAGGTAAGAACCTAaatcaagggaattccctggcagtccagtggttaggactccaagaaGTCATAGCCgagggccagggtttgatccctggtcgggtaacTAAAAATCCCAGAAGCCAAgcagtgcagccaaacaaacaaacaaacaaaaagaaccaaaatcaatattttagtttttaatgtaaAACTGTTACTTTACTTGTTCCATGTTAGAACAAGACTTCCAAATGTTTGCACTCTGGCTCATGCCCGAATTTTGAAGGCCAAGTTTCCATGGCTCTCAGAAGGCAAAGGTAACACCCTttattaacatttactgagatcCTACTAAGTATATATCAGAACTCAgtgtggaggggggtggggacatgtatttactggccatttgtctcattggagaaatgtctatttagatccttagcccaatttttaattgggttattatttattcagttgcaaattgcattatttttatactcagaaaaaacttttaaaaggcaTCGAACCTATGCTAATATATATAATCACTAAGAATGTGGCAAGGTTACTATAAATATTGAAAGTTATGAAGAAACTTCCCTTGTTCCTGATGTACTCCTTTATTCATCTCTGGGGAGGTAGACTGATCTATCTGTTTGGTAAATTTGGTAATAACTAAGCTTAACTGTCTcagccatctttctttctcaagtaaGCCTGCCAGGAGAAAAtggactctgctctgctctgtTGTTTTAGCTGGGCAGGCCTCCTGGACAGGAAAAGACAGAggataaaagatttaaaagaagaTTAAGGAGATTAAGGTGTTGTGctgtggggaagggagaaggattTGTAAACCCCTACCCGAGGCCGCTGCTGTGCGGAGACCCTGGCGGAAGCCACCGTCACCATGTCTGACCAGGAGGCAAAACCTTCAACTGAGGACTTGGGGgataagaaggaaggagaatatATTAAACTCAAAGTCATCGGACAGGATAGCAGTGAGATTCACTTCAAAGTGAAAATGACGACGCATCTCAAGAAACTCAAAGAATCATACTGTCAAAGACAGGGAGTTCCCATGAATTCACTCAGGTTTCTCTTCGAAGGTCAGAGAATTGCTGATAATCACACTCCAAAAGAACTGGGAATGGAGGAAGAAGATGTGATTGAAGTTTATCAGGAACACACGGGGTCATTCAACGGTttagatattctttttatttttttttcttttcccttaatccttttttatttttaaaaatagttcttttgTAATGTGGTGTTCAAACAATTGAAAACTGGCACCCCATCTCTTTAAAACATCTGGTAATTTGAATTCTAGTGCCCATtattcattattgtttgttttcattgtgcTGATTTTTGgtgatcaaacctgagcccccttCATATCgccctctcctttttaaaaattacacgtGTGCACAGAGAGGCCACCTTTTCCAGGACTGTGCATTTGCAGGCCTGTGATAAATAAGATTGACTGATGCGAGTGTTCATAATGACTTTCCAATTGGCCCTGCAGTTCTAGCATGTGATTGCTTCACTCCTGGACTGTGACTTTCAGTGGGAGATGGAAGTTTTTCAGAGAACTGAACTGTGGAAAAATGACCTTTGCTTAACTTGAAGCTACTTTTAAACTATGAGGGTCTGGACCAAAAGAAGAGGAATATCAGGCTGGAGTCAAAATGACAGAGGTGGTGAGAATAATGACTAACTCCAAAGATGGCTTCACTGAAGAGAAAGCattttaagatgaaagaaaaatcttgtCAGAATTTCCCAGAAAAGTTCTAATTTTCATTAGCAGTTAAAGTTATTCATGCAGAAgtgtatacaacagaatactgcTCTTTTTGACTTTATTTGTACTTTTTGGCCTGGGATATGGGTTTTAAATGGACATTGTCTGTACCagcttcattaaaataaacaaaatatttgtaaaaaccgtaaaaaaaaaaaaaaagattaaggagattaagaaggaaaaattagaTAGATGGAAAATAAGGAGAGGTGGAATAGGGTAGGCACTTCAGTACAGATACAAAGACAGAGTTTTTAGAGGAAAATGGTGTGATAGCTTGGTTGGATGGGAAAAGTATAAGAAGTAGCTAGAGGCCTACTCCAAGTTGCCCTTAGTCCAGTTCAAGTCCCAACTCCTAAACCTTAATACAATCTCTCAGCAATCCATCTAACTTTATTCCTTACTAATCTTCTATTGACATATGCATTGTCACATGCTGTTCAAT includes:
- the LOC130848136 gene encoding small ubiquitin-related modifier 1-like encodes the protein MSDQEAKPSTEDLGDKKEGEYIKLKVIGQDSSEIHFKVKMTTHLKKLKESYCQRQGVPMNSLRFLFEGQRIADNHTPKELGMEEEDVIEVYQEHTGSFNGLDILFIFFSFPLILFYF